A segment of the Sporichthya brevicatena genome:
GCTCGAGGAGCTCATGCGCACCATCCAGGAGACCGGTGTGCAGGTGAAGGGCTGGGCCCCGGTGCTGCTGGACTTCCCGGCCGACCTCGACGGCGAGCACGTCCTGCTCTGCTGGCTGGAGGGCGACCTCGGGCTCGCCTGGTACCACCGCGCCGACGCGGGGTTCGCCGGCCGCCGCCCGCTGCGCTTCGACGCCTGACCGTCCGCCTTGTTGCGACCAGTTCGCAACAACAACGCGATGGGGATTAAGGTGGCGACATGCGCCGCCTCTCCGCCCTGCTCGTGTCCGCCCTGCTCGTCCTCCCGCTCGCCGCGTGCGGGGACGACGACGCCACCGCGGCCCCGGCCGGCACCTCCGCCGCGGAGCCGGTTCTGCGGCTCGTGACCACCGTCGCCCCGATCACCTCGATCGTCGCCGCCGTCGCGGGGGACCGGGCCCGGATCGACGGCCTGGTGCCCGAGGGCACCAACTCGCACACGTTCGAGCCCCCGCCCAGCGCCGCCAAGGTGCTGTCGGAGGCCGACGTCGTCTTCATCAACGGCCTCAAGCTCGAGGAGCCGACGAAGAAGCTGGCCGAGCGGAACCTGGCGGACGACGCGCGCCTGGTCGAGCTCGGCGACGAGGTTCTGCCCGAGTCGGACTGGATCTTCGACTTCTCGTTCCCGGAGAAGGACGGCAAGCCGAATCCGCACCTGTGGACCGACCCGACCTACGCGATCAAGTACGCCGAGGTCGTCCGCGACACCCTCGTCGACGTCGACGCCGACGGCCGCTCGACGTACGAGGCGAACTACACCGCGTTCTCCGAGCAGGCGACGGCCCTCTCGGACGCCCTGAAGAAGGATCAGGAGAGCCTCGCCCCGGACGAGCGCGAGCTGCTGACCTACCACGACGCCTACGCCTACTTCGCGAAGACGTACGGCTGGAAGGTCGTCGGCGCGATCCAGCCGAGCGACTTCGCCGAGCCGACCCCGAAGGACATCGCGCGGCTGATCGACCAGATTCAGGCCGAGAAGGTGAAGGCGATCTTCGGCTCCGAGGTGTTCCCCTCCGACGCGCTCGCCGAGATCGGGAAGGCGACCGGCGTGCACTGGGAGGACACCCTGCGCGACGACGACCTGCCGGGCGCGCCCGGCGAGCCCGAGCACTCCTGGCTCGGGCTGATGCGCAGCAACTACGTCACGATCCTCACCCGGCTCGGGGGCACGGCCGACGCGCTGAAGGCGCTCGACACGACGCCGGCGGTGCCCGACACGGCGAGCTATCCCCAATGAGCGCCCTGCTCCGGCTCTCCGACGTCGTCCACTCCTACGGCGACGACCGCGTCCTGTCGGGCGTGGACCTGACGGTAGGCCGGGGTGACTTCGTCGGCGTCGTCGGGCCCTCCGGCTCGGGGAAGACGACGCTGCTGAAGATCCTGCTCGGGACGATCCGGCCGATCGGCGGGGTGGTCGACCGGGCGCCCGACGTGCGGATCGGATACGTCCCGCAGCTCGAGACCGTCGACTGGAACTTCCCGGTGACGGTGGCGGAGTGCGTCCTGATGGCGCGCCGGGGCCGCGGTCTCCCGTGGCCGACGCGAGCCGAGCGCCGGGACGTGGCCCGGGTACTGGACCGACTCGGTATCGGTCATCTGGCGCATCGTCACATCCGTGCGCTCTCGGGCGGCCAGCAGCAGCGGATGTTCCTCGCCCGCGCCCTGCTGGGCGAGCCGGACCTGCTGCTCATGGACGAGCCCACCACCGGCGTCGACTTCACCAGCCGCCACGAGGTGCTCCACCTGCTCGGCGACCTCAACGCCGACGGCACGACGATCCTGCTCACCACCCACGACCTGAACGGTGTGGCGGCGCACCTGCCGAAGCTGGTCGCCCTCAACGGCACGGTGATCGCGGCGGGCTCGCCGGTCGAGGTCATCTCGGGGCCGGTGCTCGAACGCACCTTCGGCGCGCCGATGGAGGTCCTCCAGCACCTCGGTCTGCCGGTCGTCCTCGATCCCGGGCCGCACCTGGCTGTCGCGCGCGGGCACCGCGCGGGCTGACGGAGGCGCGCCGTGTGGGACCTGCTGGACCCCTACTCCTACGAGTTCTTCGTCAAGGGGGTCGTCGCCGCGACGCTCGCCGGCGCGTTGTGCGGGCTGGTCGGCGTCTTCATCGTCCTGCGCGGGATGAGCTACATCGGCCACGGTCTCTCCCACGCCATCTTCGGCGGCTTCGCGGCGTGCTCGGTGGTCGGCGCGAACTACTACGTCGGCGCGGGAGCGTGGGGGCTGGGCTCGGCCCTGGCGATCAACGCAATCTCCCGCAGCCGGCGGATCGGGGCCGACGCCGCGATCGGCGTCGTCACCACGGCGTCCTTCGCCCTCGGGGTCGCGATGATCTCGATCTGGGGGTCGCGAGGGGCGAGCTTCGACGCCGCGCTGTTCGGCAGCATCCTCGGCATCTCGCCGACCGACCTGTGGGTGCTGACCGGCGTCACGGTCTTCACCGTCGGCGTCGTCGTCCTGCGGTACCGCGCCCTGCTGTTCACCACGTTCGACCCCGAGGTCGCGGGGGCCAGCGGCGTGAAGGTCGCGCGGACCGACGCCCTGCTCATGCTCGTGCTGTCGTTGTCGATCCTCACCACCCTCAACGTCATCGGCGTGACGCTGGTGGCCGCGACGCTGGTGATCCCGGCCGTCGTGGCTCGGATGCTCACCAACTCGTTCGCGCACATGCTCGTGCTGTCGACGGCGATCGGCGCGACGTGCGGGTTCGTCGGCATGAACCTGAGCTACCACCTCGACGTCCCGTCCGGCACGACGATCGTCCTCACGGGCGCGGCGGTGTTCCTCCTCGTCCTCGCGGGCACCGGGGGCCGCCGGCTGTCCCGGACCGCACGCAGCGCTCCGGCCCCGGTCCGACCGGAGGAGACCGTCAGCCTGCCGTGAGCTCGGCGAGCGCGACGACGGTGTTCCAGTTCCGGACCGTCACGACGGCGCCGGGACTCGACCGGAATGCCTCCCGGCACACCACGTCCGCCAGCCGGCTGCGACCCGGAGAGGTCGCGACGTAGCGCAGGTACACGCACCGGTCGCCGAGCGACCACTCGTCCGGTGCCCAGGCCGCCGGGTCGAGGTCGGCCTTCGGGTCCGGGGCGGCGGAGGCGTAGGCGACATTGAGGAGCTTCGGCTCCGCGACCGCCTCGGGCCAGGGGTTGGCCGCGACGACGGCGGCGAGCTCCGCGCCGGTACGCACGACGAACTCCGGCGTCCAGGGCAGATGCTCGGCGATGGCCGCGCGGGCCCGCTGGGCGACCTTGCCGGCGTTGGCTCGCCCCGGCGCAGCCACGACCGCATTGCCGCTCTGCAGGTAGGTGCTGACGTCGGAGAAGCCCGCGCCCTCGAGGGCGGTGCGGAGGTCGGCCATCGGGAACCGGGTCTTCCCGCCGACGTTCACCCCGCGGAACAGCAGCGCGTACTTCATCGGCGCCGCCGGATCACGGGGTCGAGGCCGTTGACGACGTCGATCACCGGCTCGCCGGCCAGGACGCGGCGCAGATTCGCGACCGATTTCTCGACGATGCGCGCGACCGACTGCCGCGTCGCGCCCGCGGCGTGCGGGGAGAGCAGGATCCGGTCGTGCCGGCGCAGGGGGTCGTCGGCCGGGAGCGGCTCGACGGGGAAGACGTCGAGCGCGGCGCCGCCGAGGTGGCCGGAGTCGAGCGCCGCGACCAGGGCGTCGCTGTCGAGCAGGTTCCCGCGGCCGACGTTGATCACGTACGCCCCGGCGGGCAGGGCAGCGAGGAGGTCGGCTGAGATCAGGTGGTGCGTGTCCGGGGTGAGGGGGAGGGCGAGCACGAGGATGTCCGAACGCGCGCACAACGCCGCGGGTTCCAGCCAGGCGTAGGGCACCTCGCGCGGCGTCCGCGACCAGTAGGCGACGTCGCAGCCGAACGCCGCGAACAGGTCCGCGGCGATCGCGCCGACCGGGCCGAAGCCGAGGATGCCGACGCGCAGTCCGCCGATCTCGCCGTGCCCGCGCCGGACCACGTCCATCTGCGGCCAGCCGCCGGCGCGCACCCCGCCGTCCGCGAACGGGATCGAGCGCGACAGCGCCAGCGCAGCCCCGACCGTCCACTCCGCGACGCCGCGCGCGTTCGCCCCGGCCGCGTTCGCCACCGGGATCCCGCGGGCCGTCAGGCCGGGCACGTCGAGGACGTCGACACCGGCGCTCGGCTGCTGCACGAACACCAGGTCGGGGCCGGTGGCCGCGACCGCGGCGGTGTCGACGTGTTGGGCGCCGGCACTCTGCCAGGCCCCGAGCACGATCTCCGCGTCGGCGAGGGCCGCGTGCAGGTCCTCCACCGAGGACGCGGGGAGCAGCGTCAGCTTCATCCGCTCCGCGACGTCGCCGAGTGCAGCGAGCGTCGCGTCGTTCGGGAGCGGCAGGAGCGAGAGCAACCGCCACGGTTCGCTCATGCGGACCCTCCGTCGCGGACGGCGTCACCGGCCTGAAGCACCGTCACGGTCCCCGCGGAGCCGTCCACCTCGATAAGGTCGCCGTCGGCGATCCGGGCCGTGCCGTCGCGGGTGCCGATGACGCACGGGATCCCGAGCTCGCGGGCGACGATCGCCCCGTGGCTGATCGGTCCGCCGATGTCGATCACCAGCGCGGCCGACACGATGAGCACGGCCGCCCAACTCGGGTCGGTCGTCCGGCAGACCAGGACCTCGCCGGGGGCGGGACCTTCGTCGACCTCGGGGTCGCGCACGACGCGGGCCACGCCGCGAGCGACGCCGGGGGTGACGGGGATGCCGGTGACGACCACCGGGCCCTCGACCGCGGCCGGCGGTGTCGTCACCGGCTCGGGGGAACCGAGCCAGAACTCCGGGAGTTCGATCGCCCGGTACCGCTCGTGGAGCTCCCGGCGCGAGGCGACCAGGTCGCCGACCCCGGCGGGCAGTTGCGGCGCCGCCAGCTCCTCGACGGTCAGGTGGAAGACTTCCTCGGGGGCGGAGAGCGCGCCCGCCTCGGTGTGCAGGACACCCAACCGCAGCGCCGAGGCGCGGGCGGCGTCCACGCACTGCAGGAACGCACCCTTGCCGATCCCGCGCAGCGGGAAGAAGCGCCGCGCGACCTTGAGCACGATGCCCGCCGGTGTGCGCGCTCCCCGCGGGGAGGCGGCGAGCAATTCCTGCTCGGCGGCCTCGCGCTCGGCGGCGCGGGCCGTCTCCAGCGCCCGCGGGCCCGCGCTCTCCGCCATGGCCGCGTAGTGGCCCAGCAGCTTCTCCAGCGGCGTCGGGTCCAGCCGCCAGACGCGCGCGGCCAGTTCACCCTCGTTGGGGCCGTGGTACCCGTGCCGGGCCAGGAACTCCACCAGCTCGAGGCGGCCGCGCGAGACGTCCCACAGGTCACCGACGAACGCGGTCTCGGCCATCTCGCCGTACCCGGTGAGGACGGCGATCTCCAGCCCCGGCCGGTTCGCCCGCTCCGCCGCGGCGCGCACCTGCTCGTAGACGCCCTGGCACAGCATCGAGGCCACGATGTGCGGCCGCATGACGCCGGCGAACTTGCGCATCGCCGCGTCGAGGGAGCCTCGGGCCTGATCGGCCGTCATCCCGGGCGCGGCCGCGACGGTGTTCCGCCACCACGGGGCGATGTGCTCGGCGGCGCGCTCGAGCCGCCCGGCCACGCCCCACATCGCCATCGGCGCCTTGGCCGCGACGACGGGGTAGCGCTGGTAGCGGGGCCGACTCGACACCCCGGGGCGCACCGTGCCGAACAACTGCGACTCCATCGCGTCGCCGCTGGTCCCCGGCATGCGGTCGGCGAGGGAGCGGAACGTCTCCAGGTTCGCGGCGGCCCGACCGTAGAAGATGTCCCAGACGCGGTCGTCCGGACGGGCCGGACGCGCGACCTGAGCCTCCGTCAGAACTCCGAGGTCGGCGAAGGCGCCGCGCAGACCACGCTCGGTGCGCTCGCCGAACACGCTCCACGTCAGGGTCGTCACGACACCGGGAATCGCTTCCCCGGCGTTGATCGTCGACCAGGCCACCGCCGGCGAGGAGCCGCCGCAGTGCAGGACGTTCGCCGGCTCTCTCACTCCGTCTCGCCCGAGATCGCACCCGGGTCGGTGCCGGTGTCGTCGGCGTCGCCGTTCTTGTTGCGCTGGAACATCTTCCGCACCTTCTGGCCGTTGACGACGGCCTTCTCCGGGTCGACGAGGTACGTGACGTCCTCGACCAGCCGGGCGAGCGAGTCCGAGATCCGCTTCTGGTCGATCCGGCTGCCGGCGACCTCGACGACGCTGGTCACACCCTCGGCAATACGGCCGACCGTCTCGGTCACGACCTCGTCGAACGACTTCTCGTGCTCCGGGCACGGGGGCAGCGTCGACGGCGTCGGGCGCACGAGCTTGTGGCGGGTCTTCCAGCGCGGGTCGTGGAGGTACGGGCGGCCCCCGACCTCGTAACGGCAGATCAGCCCGGACTCGGCCAGTGCGGCCAGGTCGCGGTCCATCGCCGCCGTCGGGTGCGCGTCCGCGCGCAACGGCCAGAGGAACCCGTTGAGCACGGCGGGGGAGTCCTTCGCCCGTCCCTCGTCGTCCAGCACCGTCGGGAGGTAGGCGTAGGTGTACGCGGTCTCCAGGTCGAGCGCCGCGAGTCGCTCGTCCTGCGCGTCGTCCGGGTGGATGCTGCGGGGCTTCTGCGGCATGACGGCAGTATCCCGCGCTGGGGCCCGGAACGGTCGGTGGCGGCGGCTACCGTGGCAGGCGTGTGCGGAAGGTACGG
Coding sequences within it:
- a CDS encoding DUF2203 domain-containing protein, translating into MASLPLFSVTEAREVLLELHPTIQRFIALRADAAELGASIRGHSIGGAMELRDLNAQLEELMRTIQETGVQVKGWAPVLLDFPADLDGEHVLLCWLEGDLGLAWYHRADAGFAGRRPLRFDA
- a CDS encoding metal ABC transporter substrate-binding protein, with amino-acid sequence MRRLSALLVSALLVLPLAACGDDDATAAPAGTSAAEPVLRLVTTVAPITSIVAAVAGDRARIDGLVPEGTNSHTFEPPPSAAKVLSEADVVFINGLKLEEPTKKLAERNLADDARLVELGDEVLPESDWIFDFSFPEKDGKPNPHLWTDPTYAIKYAEVVRDTLVDVDADGRSTYEANYTAFSEQATALSDALKKDQESLAPDERELLTYHDAYAYFAKTYGWKVVGAIQPSDFAEPTPKDIARLIDQIQAEKVKAIFGSEVFPSDALAEIGKATGVHWEDTLRDDDLPGAPGEPEHSWLGLMRSNYVTILTRLGGTADALKALDTTPAVPDTASYPQ
- a CDS encoding metal ABC transporter ATP-binding protein; its protein translation is MSALLRLSDVVHSYGDDRVLSGVDLTVGRGDFVGVVGPSGSGKTTLLKILLGTIRPIGGVVDRAPDVRIGYVPQLETVDWNFPVTVAECVLMARRGRGLPWPTRAERRDVARVLDRLGIGHLAHRHIRALSGGQQQRMFLARALLGEPDLLLMDEPTTGVDFTSRHEVLHLLGDLNADGTTILLTTHDLNGVAAHLPKLVALNGTVIAAGSPVEVISGPVLERTFGAPMEVLQHLGLPVVLDPGPHLAVARGHRAG
- a CDS encoding metal ABC transporter permease, producing MWDLLDPYSYEFFVKGVVAATLAGALCGLVGVFIVLRGMSYIGHGLSHAIFGGFAACSVVGANYYVGAGAWGLGSALAINAISRSRRIGADAAIGVVTTASFALGVAMISIWGSRGASFDAALFGSILGISPTDLWVLTGVTVFTVGVVVLRYRALLFTTFDPEVAGASGVKVARTDALLMLVLSLSILTTLNVIGVTLVAATLVIPAVVARMLTNSFAHMLVLSTAIGATCGFVGMNLSYHLDVPSGTTIVLTGAAVFLLVLAGTGGRRLSRTARSAPAPVRPEETVSLP
- a CDS encoding DUF1697 domain-containing protein, translating into MKYALLFRGVNVGGKTRFPMADLRTALEGAGFSDVSTYLQSGNAVVAAPGRANAGKVAQRARAAIAEHLPWTPEFVVRTGAELAAVVAANPWPEAVAEPKLLNVAYASAAPDPKADLDPAAWAPDEWSLGDRCVYLRYVATSPGRSRLADVVCREAFRSSPGAVVTVRNWNTVVALAELTAG
- a CDS encoding NAD(P)-dependent oxidoreductase gives rise to the protein MSEPWRLLSLLPLPNDATLAALGDVAERMKLTLLPASSVEDLHAALADAEIVLGAWQSAGAQHVDTAAVAATGPDLVFVQQPSAGVDVLDVPGLTARGIPVANAAGANARGVAEWTVGAALALSRSIPFADGGVRAGGWPQMDVVRRGHGEIGGLRVGILGFGPVGAIAADLFAAFGCDVAYWSRTPREVPYAWLEPAALCARSDILVLALPLTPDTHHLISADLLAALPAGAYVINVGRGNLLDSDALVAALDSGHLGGAALDVFPVEPLPADDPLRRHDRILLSPHAAGATRQSVARIVEKSVANLRRVLAGEPVIDVVNGLDPVIRRRR
- a CDS encoding PEP-utilizing enzyme — protein: MREPANVLHCGGSSPAVAWSTINAGEAIPGVVTTLTWSVFGERTERGLRGAFADLGVLTEAQVARPARPDDRVWDIFYGRAAANLETFRSLADRMPGTSGDAMESQLFGTVRPGVSSRPRYQRYPVVAAKAPMAMWGVAGRLERAAEHIAPWWRNTVAAAPGMTADQARGSLDAAMRKFAGVMRPHIVASMLCQGVYEQVRAAAERANRPGLEIAVLTGYGEMAETAFVGDLWDVSRGRLELVEFLARHGYHGPNEGELAARVWRLDPTPLEKLLGHYAAMAESAGPRALETARAAEREAAEQELLAASPRGARTPAGIVLKVARRFFPLRGIGKGAFLQCVDAARASALRLGVLHTEAGALSAPEEVFHLTVEELAAPQLPAGVGDLVASRRELHERYRAIELPEFWLGSPEPVTTPPAAVEGPVVVTGIPVTPGVARGVARVVRDPEVDEGPAPGEVLVCRTTDPSWAAVLIVSAALVIDIGGPISHGAIVARELGIPCVIGTRDGTARIADGDLIEVDGSAGTVTVLQAGDAVRDGGSA